The Candidatus Angelobacter sp. DNA segment CGAAAAATCTACTTCGACAACGCGCGGCGGCTGCTGGTGCGGGCGTTGCCGTTGCCGGTGATCAGGGCGTCGCATATCGGAAAAGACTTCAAAGTGGACAGCAAATTGAGCAAATCGGTCTGGCGGACGGCGCGGCCGGTCCACATGGAATGCACGTTGAAGGACGGTGTCGCCACGCCGGAAATCTCGACCTCGGTGCGCGCATTGTGGTCGGACAAATACCTTTACCTGGGGTACGAATGCCCGTTCACCCGGCTGACCGTGTTCGAACCAGCCGAGCGGAAGAAGGAGCGATACGGACTTTGGGACCGCGACGTGGTCGAGGCATTCATCGGGAGCGACGCATCCAATCTGAAGCATTACTATGAATTCGAGGTGTCACCGAGTGGCGAGGAGATTGATCTGGAACTGGGAGGAACGACGAAAGGCCTGGACTGGAACAGCGGATTTCAGTCGGTTGCGAAGCTGAACCGGAAAACCGGGTGGTACAACGTAGAGATACGCATTCCGCTGAGCGCGCTCAACCCGGTCGCGCCCGCTGCAGGATCGCGTTGGAGGCTGAACCTGTATCGGCATGATATCGCTCACAACGTTTTTCTGGCCTGGAGCCCGACCGCAACCAACACGGCGCATACGCCGGAGAAATTTGGCAACCTGGAGTTCGGGGAGTGAACCGGACAGAGGGGTCATGCGCTTATCTTCCGTTTCCTTCCTTTCCGGTAGTTTGCCGGTCGCCGGGTTGTTGTCGCTTTGTCGCCGGAGGACCGTTTCAATTCGTTAAGTTGATCGCGGAACAGCGCGGCCTTTTCAAACTCCAGGTTGTTGGCCGCGTTGAGCATCGATTCCTCCAGTTCGCGGATGGTTTCGGTCAGATCGAAATTACCGCCCGCATCATTGATTACTGCCGCGGTTGTTTTGCTCCCGGCATAACGCGTTGATAAGCTCTCTTCCACCGGCCGGCTGACGCTGCGCGGCGTGATGTTGTGCTCGCGATTATGGGCCAGTTGCTTTTGACGGCGGTATTCGGACACGGCGAGAAATTTTTGGATGCTTTGCGTCATTGTGTCGGCATAAAGAATCACCTCGCCATTGATGTGCCGCGCGGCCCGCCCCGCGGTCTGGATCAAACTCGTGGCACTGCGCAGGTAGCCTTCCTTGTCCGCGTCCAGTATGGCGACGAGCGAAACCTCCGGCAGATCGAGCCCTTCGCGCAGGAGGTTGATGCCCACCAGCACGTCAAAATCGCCCTTGCGCAACTCACGCAGGATCTCGACGCGCTCGATCGCGTCAATTTCGCTGTGGAGGTAACGGACGTTGATGCCGATGTCCCGCAGATAATCGGTCAATTCCTCGGCGGTCCGCTTGGTCAGTGTCGTGACCAGCACACGCTCCTTTTGCTCGACGCGTTTGCGCGCTTCCTCGATGAGGTCGTCGATCTGGCCTTTCAGCGGTTTGACGGTGACCTTCGGATCGATCAGCCCGGTGGGACGGACGACCAGTTCGATCACCCTGCCGCGCGACCATTCGATTTCCCTTG contains these protein-coding regions:
- a CDS encoding carbohydrate-binding family 9-like protein gives rise to the protein RKIYFDNARRLLVRALPLPVIRASHIGKDFKVDSKLSKSVWRTARPVHMECTLKDGVATPEISTSVRALWSDKYLYLGYECPFTRLTVFEPAERKKERYGLWDRDVVEAFIGSDASNLKHYYEFEVSPSGEEIDLELGGTTKGLDWNSGFQSVAKLNRKTGWYNVEIRIPLSALNPVAPAAGSRWRLNLYRHDIAHNVFLAWSPTATNTAHTPEKFGNLEFGE